A region from the Rosa rugosa chromosome 6, drRosRugo1.1, whole genome shotgun sequence genome encodes:
- the LOC133716396 gene encoding zinc finger CCCH domain-containing protein 49-like, with translation MAPSRSVSNLEADGRERSDFPIICESCLGDNPYVRMTRADFDKECYTCSRPFTVFRWKPGRDSRYKKTEICQTCSKLQNVCQVCVLDLRTGLPVQVRNTALGVNPNDAVLPKSDVNREYFAEEHDRRVRASGIIDPYEQEYGKSRTSDTILKLQRTTPYYQRNRAHVCSFYTRGQCTRGAECPYRHEMPITGELSNQNIKDRFHGVNDPVALKLLRKAGEMGSLKPPEDESIRTLYVGGVVDGRVSEQDLRDCFWVHGEIESIRVVGQRGCAFVTYVTREGAEKAAEELCNKLVVKGLRLKLAWGRPQAQRVQDEGASRQPDAAAAHCGWLPQVGVPQQDQSAVQQYYYMPPPPSQGGTTFYPSMDPQRMGALVGRT, from the coding sequence ATGGCGCCTAGTAGATCGGTGAGTAATCTAGAGGCAGATGGCCGGGAACGATCAGACTTCCCGATCATCTGCGAATCATGCCTCGGTGACAATCCCTACGTACGCATGACGCGTGCCGATTTCGACAAAGAGTGCTACACCTGCAGTCGTCCTTTCACCGTTTTCCGGTGGAAACCAGGCCGCGACTCCCGCTACAAGAAGACGGAGATTTGCCAGACCTGCAGTAAGTTGCAAAATGTGTGTCAGGTCTGCGTCTTAGATCTCCGAACCGGCTTGCCAGTTCAGGTTCGGAACACTGCTCTCGGCGTCAACCCAAACGACGCTGTCCTGCCTAAGAGCGACGTCAACCGGGAGTATTTCGCTGAGGAACATGACCGTAGGGTTAGGGCTTCTGGTATTATCGATCCGTACGAACAAGAGTACGGAAAATCAAGGACAAGTGACACTATCCTCAAGCTTCAGAGGACGACACCGTATTACCAAAGGAACCGAGCGCATGTGTGTAGTTTTTATACTCGGGGACAGTGCACTAGAGGAGCGGAGTGTCCTTACCGGCATGAGATGCCCATAACTGGGGAGTTGTCAAACCAAAATATCAAGGACCGGTTCCATGGGGTCAACGATCCGGTGGCATTGAAGCTGCTTAGAAAGGCCGGAGAGATGGGGTCTTTGAAGCCTCCGGAGGACGAGAGTATTAGGACTTTATATGTGGGGGGTGTGGTTGACGGGAGAGTTTCGGAGCAGGACTTGAGGGATTGCTTTTGGGTTCATGGCGAGATCGAATCGATTAGGGTGGTGGGGCAAAGAGGATGTGCTTTTGTGACTTATGTAACGAGAGAAGGTGCGGAGAAGGCTGCGGAGGAACTTTGTAATAAGCTGGTGGTGAAGGGTTTGAGACTGAAGTTGGCATGGGGTAGACCTCAGGCGCAGCGAGTGCAGGATGAGGGAGCTAGTAGGCAGCCGGATGCGGCAGCGGCTCATTGTGGGTGGTTGCCTCAAGTAGGCGTTCCCCAACAAGACCAATCAGCAGTACAGCAATACTACTACATGCCTCCTCCACCTTCGCAAGGGGGAACAACATTTTATCCATCAATGGATCCTCAAAGAATGGGCGCCCTTGTTGGCCGGACCTAA
- the LOC133717470 gene encoding uncharacterized protein LOC133717470 isoform X2, with protein sequence MYGSSATHLINGVSEEGFMNTECMNVLLQGWSKSKREENKGLFETYDFTPMVGSCETKKNAAHIVSTCRHRGPLFDPILFDCKYTAVSTMLQEQLNYKGTLVGLADPSTSFKDRERCIEKGADFVVEKPLNLKKLTHILFKALKKKKKEKMKEQ encoded by the exons ATGTATGGAAGCTCAGCGACTCATCTTATAA ATGGCGTCTCAGAAGAGGGTTTCATGAACACTGAGTGCATGAACGTGTTGCTTCAAGGTTGGAGCAAGAGTAAGAGGGAGGAGAACAAAGGGCTGTTTGAAACCTATGATTTCACACCAATGGTTGGGTCCTGTGAGACAAAGAAGAATGCAGCACATATAGTCAGTACGTGCAGACATCGAGGTCCCTTATTTGACCCCATTCTGTTTGATTGCAAATACACG GCAGTCTCGACAATGCTACAAGAGCAGCTGAATTACAAAGGAACACTTGTAGGGCTTGCTGATCCATCTACTTCCTTCAAAGACAGAGAAAGATGCATCGAAAAAGGAGCAGATTTTGTTGTGGAAAAGCCCCTGAATTTGAAAAAGCTTACCCACATTCTGTTCAAggctctgaagaagaagaaaaaggagaagaTGAAGGAACAATAG
- the LOC133717470 gene encoding uncharacterized protein LOC133717470 isoform X1, with protein MEDEWKITEAMPQLMVASEKAFEAADFYELLFGAQKTRYNEFPMQSRTSDRYCRVACVELTIGSSPLVVRDFDSINSRVVRDVNSWVSTCLRLQCLNLDLMMARAVSMGCTVLKEILEDPFRPGVMVGIIRDPFGHVWKLSDSSYKWRLRRGFHEH; from the exons ATGGAAGATGAATGGAAAATTACTGAGGCCATGCCACAGCTCATGGTGGCTTCAGAAAAAGCATTTGAAGCTGCAGATTTCTATGAACTCTTATTTGGAGCACAGAAAACTCGATACAATGAGTTTCCCATGCAGAGTCGAACGTCTGACAGGTACTGCCGGGTTGCATGTGTGGAGCTCACAATAGGTTCCAGCCCTCTTGTGGTGAGGGATTTTGACAGTATAAACAGTAG GGTTGTGAGAGATGTAAATTCATGGGTTTCCACTTGCCTCCGCCTTCAATGCTTGAACCTGGACCTTATGATGGCAAGGGCTGTCAGTATGGGCTGCACGGTTCTTAAAGAAATTTTGGAGGATCCATTTCGTCCTGGTGTGATGGTCGGCATTATAAGAGATCCATTTGGCCATGTATGGAAGCTCAGCGACTCATCTTATAA ATGGCGTCTCAGAAGAGGGTTTCATGAACACTGA
- the LOC133717470 gene encoding uncharacterized protein LOC133717470 isoform X3 gives MEDEWKITEAMPQLMVASEKAFEAADFYELLFGAQKTRYNEFPMQSRTSDRYCRVACVELTIGSSPLVVRDFDSINSRVVRDVNSWVSTCLRLQCLNLDLMMARAVSMGCTVLKEILEDPFRPGVMVGIIRDPFGHMASQKRVS, from the exons ATGGAAGATGAATGGAAAATTACTGAGGCCATGCCACAGCTCATGGTGGCTTCAGAAAAAGCATTTGAAGCTGCAGATTTCTATGAACTCTTATTTGGAGCACAGAAAACTCGATACAATGAGTTTCCCATGCAGAGTCGAACGTCTGACAGGTACTGCCGGGTTGCATGTGTGGAGCTCACAATAGGTTCCAGCCCTCTTGTGGTGAGGGATTTTGACAGTATAAACAGTAG GGTTGTGAGAGATGTAAATTCATGGGTTTCCACTTGCCTCCGCCTTCAATGCTTGAACCTGGACCTTATGATGGCAAGGGCTGTCAGTATGGGCTGCACGGTTCTTAAAGAAATTTTGGAGGATCCATTTCGTCCTGGTGTGATGGTCGGCATTATAAGAGATCCATTTGGCCAT ATGGCGTCTCAGAAGAGGGTTTCATGA